The Mus musculus strain C57BL/6J chromosome 2, GRCm38.p6 C57BL/6J genome has a window encoding:
- the Fshb gene encoding follitropin subunit beta precursor, translated as MMKLIQLCILFWCWRAICCHSCELTNITISVEKEECRFCISINTTWCAGYCYTRDLVYKDPARPNTQKVCTFKELVYETVRLPGCARHSDSLYTYPVATECHCGKCDSDSTDCTVRGLGPSYCSFSEMKE; from the exons ATGATGAAGTTGATCCAGCTTTGCATCTTATTCTGGTGCTGGAGAGCAATCTGCTGCCATAGCTGTGAATTGACCAACATCACCATCTCAGTAGAGAAGGAAGAGTGCCGTTTCTGCATAAGCATCAATACCACTTGGTGTGCGGGCTACTGCTACACTAGG GATCTGGTGTATAAGGACCCAGCTCGGCCCAATACCCAGAAAGTATGTACCTTCAAGGAGCTGGTATACGAGACCGTAAGATTGCCTGGCTGTGCCCGCCACTCAGACTCCCTCTACACATATCCAGTAGCCACTGAATGTCACTGTGGCAAGTGTGACAGCGACAGCACTGACTGCACCGTGAGGGGCCTAGGACCCAGCTACTGCTCCTTCAGTGAAATGAAGGAATAA